Genomic window (Phragmites australis chromosome 5, lpPhrAust1.1, whole genome shotgun sequence):
cttggtcataatcctactaaactcttcataaaatattttgttagtagaaccaaatataatattatcgacatatatttggcaaacaaataaatcattatcgatatttttagtgaaaagagtagaatcggttttgcctatttcaaagccttttttgataagaaaatccctaaggcattcataccatactctaggtgcttgcttaaacccatagagcgccttatagagtttatacacatgatgaggacatttgggatcttcaaatccgggaGGTTGCTCTACGTACACCAATTTGGAGATTGGTCTATTTAGGAAAgcgctcttcacatccatttgatatttgatatagcttgaaattatggtgagtagcataggcaagtaatatacgaattgattcaagcctagctacgggagcataaatctcatcaaaatccaaaccttctatttacGTGAAgacttgagcaaccaaccttgccttgtttctagtgacgatcccgttctcatcttgtttgttgcggaagacccatttggtgccaattatattttggtttggtctttccaccaatgtccaaacttcattcctctggaaattattcaattcttcttgcatagccatcacccaatccggatctccaagtgcatcttccaccttcaacggttccaaagaggaaacaaaagagtaacatttacaaaaatttgcaattctagaatgAGTGGTTactcccttttgtatatcaccaagtatgttgtccacggggtgatctctttagatattttgatgaactcttgggtgtggcacttgaggTTGGGGTTGAATATCTTCTCCTTCATCATTAAAAAACTTGTTGAAATCATCATAATCTTGATCTTGACcttgttcttgattttgatcttgcatTGGAGTAGATGTCGATGGCTCtacttgaattgatgaagacAGTTGACTTAGGTCATTATTGGCCATATGTTGCTCTTGTGACTCTTGAAACTTGATTTCTCCAATTTTCATCTTCTTTATTACTTTGCTTGGAATTTCTTAATCACCGGTTAGGAGTTCGtaggcggtcttcttcaagatcttgtggagatacaaTTGGTTGATTGCATGGCAAGCGGTGTTGATGGCCTCCGCCTAAAATTGATCTGATACCTTGTATTCATAAAGCATGGTTCTTgctgactctatgagagtcctattcttcctctcgacaatcccattttgttgaggggagtagggtgccgatAATTCATGCtttattccttcttcatcaaaaaattcttcaacttgagtgttcttgaattcgcttccattgtcacttctcactctcttgatcttcacatcgaattcattttgagctctcctcacgaatttcttgaatatggcttgtgtttcacttttgtcgtgcaaaaagaataccgaagtgaaacgagaataatcatcacAAATAACTAAGCCATATTTCCTCACAAAGAAatctatctcttcatcatcggagcttTTATCTTCACTTGAAtaaaattcttcaacttgtttgctcttgcttgccttgaaagctatttctttgtttttggaagtggagctttgcttggataagttcttcacttcatttgcttcctcttccatgagctcatgagcaagtattctCCTAAGAACATCACTTAGGGTGAGCCTTTTGTAATCTCTCTTTTCCCGGATGAGGGTGACCAAAGTTGGGTTTCTTGGTGCGAAGGCTCTAAGCAACCTCCTCACCACCTTGTGACCATCAAGTTCTTCACTACCAAGTCCTCTAATCTTGTtgacaagcaccatcatccgatcatacatggcttgtgGAGTCTCATCATCCTCTATGGCAAACCTTCCCAATTTGCCTTCAAGTAATTATATCTTGGATTCCCTCACACTAGTTGTACCTTCATGGGACACTTGAAGTGTATCCCAAATTGATTTGGCCTactcaagcccatccaccttgttgaactcttcgGGGCTTAAGGCACTAAGTAGAACACTTGTTGCTTGGGTATTTCTATGTATGGCTTGTTCTTGTTCGGGTGTAGTCCATGTCTTCGGCTGGAAAATCAAGACCTACACACACAATTTCCCAAAAGCTCGGATGGAGCGATAttaaatgcatcttcatcttgtgcctccaagcggtgTAGTGAGTACCATAAAAtaatggtgcacgcccggaaggcacggagatgaagttgttagaaggggaatttaatttgctataatcaaaattaatttcaacTCCCTTTCTATCTTTGGAGCCATCGGCTATTGAAGCATCTCCCGTATCCATTTGTCTTCTCGAACCACCACCCGAAGTTTCACCTTTAGGACTTCTCGTGCTTTTATCTCCGGATGCCGACATCTTTAATCCTCCAAGCGGTttagccttgtaggaggttaggctctgataccaattgaaagtcctTGATATCGATtggagggggtgaatagtcatttctgaaatttaaaactctgcagcggatcagacagtgtccggagactccgaatACTCCatgttccggagtatccgagttcacccggattatccggactatacaggaactcaaaatcaaccatatcctcacccaagcgaccaaaAAGATCGAGcaagggttcttactcaattcgcgggtaatacaaacttcttgtggcactccacaatgattgggtgctctacgagtgacctcttgccgtctagaagcacaaagcttcaagagaaaagaacgCAAATCATAGCTTGGCAAtaactcaaaatgctcaaagattttcttgttgctctcttgctccaaaTTTCACTCCCCAaacctaactctcaaatctttgcaaagatcaagcactagaggggtttggagggctattgaatgctctagagaGAGTTTGTTCACTGATGGTTCAGcagccataaatgaaaaggggtgaagaggtatttatacacTTCCCCcctaaaactagccgttactgtgctattcagacagactcagagtatccgggttcacccggagtcttcgATTAGCACAGAAACTCACGCACCTAACCTgttagaactagccgttacagtgactcggagtatccgggttcacccaaagactccgggtaacactttgagaaaaaTCGGCTAAAATACTAGTTCGGAGGATGCCCGGAAGGTCCGAAACCATCAAgacccggagactccaaacCAACTTGGAGACTCTGGCTAAAACACCTTTGGCTAACTGAGActctttctcggagtctcactcagagactccAGGACACTAACAGCATCCGTAGTATccaggctaacccggagactccgggcttaGGCTTTAAAGCGAGACCGAGACTCACTCacggagtctcactcagagactTCGGAACACTTACAtggtccagagtatccgggctaacctggagactccgggctcagaatTAAAGCCAAACCGAGAGcttttctcggagtctcactcaaAGACTCCGGGGCACCTAACAGAATTCGGAGTTTTcagaccaacccggagactccaggctcAGACAACTCTGCCATTTTCCCGGTGTTCGTGGGTGATGGTATCTCTCAAAATTTGattttcacaaaatactttgagcactgagacactagcaagactaaaaaagcatccctctttatagaatgacattcctaaactcaaattcaaaattaaaatgaattggactctatgagtttcttcatgtcGCTTCTCATTTCTTTTTGTGGGACAtcgacttcttttaacctttttcaatgggactaaaaacTGTTCATAAACttgataaactcattagtcccttaatcgtttgtcatcaattagccaaaacccacaaggggcctagatgcgcTTTAAGAAGAAAGACAATGAATCCATAGAGGAAGGAAAAGAGTTCACCAATCTTAAGTTCATCAAGTAGCACGCCTTTGCCTGAACATCTTACTAAACTTGCAGAGTCACCACATAACCAGTATCATTCAAAAATTTAACTATTGTGCTAGAGCAAGCTAAAAGCTGCTTGTCTCCTgtaggagaaaaaaaatgaatcattTGCAGTATAGAGAGTCAGTACCAACACAAACAACAATGCACTCAAACAAAGTTACTCACCTAGTCACCTATAAAATACTCGAGCCCAACCACACATTGAGGAAGCTCTAAAGTGAACTTCTCGACTCCCCAACTTGTGCACTTCAGCTCAAGTTCTGTACCAAACTCTTTATCCGATTCATATGGTAGCCACTCAGTCCTGAGCGCAGCCGTTAGAGCAAAAAATCAGATGAAAGCATCAGATTTGAGATGGAGCTCAAAAGCAAAGAAATTTCATATCAGAGCTCGAAAGGGTGGGAGGGGGTTGCGACACCTCATTTACCTTCACCATTGTGGTGAAATGTGAAAGGGCGAGGAAGAGGCCTTTTCTGACGATGCGCTCGGCAGGCTGCAGGCTTGCGGGCCTCAGGAAAGCTCTTGTGCCACCGCGCCGGCATGTCCTTCCTGCTCACCTTCTTCGTCCTCCTCTCTTCAATGACTCAGCGTGGCCTTCCGGTGGTGGTGGCATGTGGGAGAGCGTGACGGCAGCACAGGTGAGGGCGGCATCGACGCGGGAGAGTGTGGTGGCGGATGGCATAAGAGATGTCAGTTGCAGCACCTACATCGGAGGATGGCGTGGGAGAGGGCGGCTGAGGCCTGAGGAGGTTGAGTTGGGCCGTAGAATTCCAGTGGGGTACTCGGGGTTTTTGGATACGACTAGGGCCATGGCCCTAGTGGCCCTAGTTGGAGCTCCACCCTTGATCGTCATTGCTTTATGTCGGGAGATGCGCGATTGCCCTAACAGTGAGAGGAGCAATGTGAGGCACGTTTGCAAGCCCAATTACAAGAGGAGTAATGGGGGTGAATGGTCAATTCTGATGGCGAGAGGAGTGACCGGGGAGGGTGGGTCATCTAACCATGTATTTGGTTGGGCGTTTGAACCCAAACTTGGATAGGAGTGCTCGGGACGATGTCTCGTACacacatttggttggttgaatCAAGCAAACTAATTTGGATGGAATGATATagatttcaaaaatattatcaaGATACTAAACGATTTCGTATGTAAAAATCGACCGAACGACCTCGTACAGGTTCTGTCAACTCCACTAATCACTTACGGTTAGTGATAATTAGTGACTATCAGTTGTTATTAAGGATTTTAGTTAaacattagttacaattagacGTTATTAGCCATAACTAAATATTATTGTGGGTATTTAATAATGATTATTGATAACTAGTAATGATTAGTACTAGTTAATATAGTTTATTGATagtaacaaatataaaaattattatttctgtaaaataattaagttatatatgGATATAATACATAGCTTTTAAACAACTAAATACGTTCTCATATCATTTCATATATCTAATCAAACATATTCCAGTACCATCCTTTACATTTAATCAAACGCTTCATCCAAAACCATCCCATCTAAAACCATTCTATTCCATTCGACTTCGTTCAAATAACAAAATGGTACCTAATATAGTGGCAAATTGGAAACAAACAAGTCGAGTTCAGAACCGGCGACAGGACACATAGGACAGAATCCCTCCCCCATACGGCGTGAGTGGACTTGGGCCCGAATCCCTCTCGTTCAGGATAAACCGAAACCGGCCTATAAATTGGAAACAAGTGGTTGGTAGAGGAGTGGGTAGGGTTTTTaggatctgtttgtttcagacTGTTtttagcttctgcttctgtcagaaACCCAAAAGTCAGAAACTCAAGTAAACAGGTTTGCTCAAAAGTGACTTCTGGAGAAGTCAGAAACATActtctgagaaaataaactaaaagctaagAAGCTAACTGAGAGTAGCAATTCTGAGAAGTAGTATGTGAGAAaccaaaaaattattgtaaaatttaatagctaaaatctaaaagtaatttttcagaaaaatcaaaaacataGTTTTTCAGAAAAGACAAAAACATAAATCCAAACAAATAGGCTGTTAGGGTCATTTCTTTCCGTGCGAACAATGTTCTCGACAGGTAATGTCGATATAACAAATTTAATGTCAAATATGTTTTGTGACAGGCGAATCaggaaaactaaaataaaacaGTGGCAAATATGCAAAtcacatttatttatttttatttattttccggACACGGCTTCCCCTCCCTTCCCTTTCTTCCACTTCAGTCGCCCAccatcgtcgtcgccgccggagAGGAAGGAAGGCAATGCCGTGCTGCCAAACGGTgctcagcgccgccgctgccgccgccagaAGCACTCCGTCATGGCTGCACCGGTTGCACGCCAAAGAGGGCATCTCCTTCCCCTCCCACCTAAACATCGACGACCTCCTGTACGGAACCCGACCCCAACCTCCCCTGCCTCTgcttccgcctccgcctccgccgcctacTTCCTCCAATCAACACACCAACCCCGCCGGCATCAAGGAGCCGCCTCCCAAGGCCGCCAAGCCCAAGCAGCAGCGACCACCGCGCAATCCCTCGCGACCAAACCCTAGCTCTAGCAATTCCCCACAGCCGCAACTGCAGCTCACCGCCGTGATCTCCGACGTTTTCGCgatcccctcctcctctccacaaGACACCCCGGCGGTTAAGGCCTTCCGCAAGCAGTCCCGGCCCCGCCCGAAAACCGATGACCAGCCGATCCCTGCTTCTCCACCTCGCCACCACAAGCACAAGATCGCCAAGGCCAAGAAGCGCTGCCGGGCCGAGcgccccgcggatgctgacgagGAGAGGTGCAGCCGGACCGACGTCACCGTCATTGACACCAGCACCAAGGGCTGGAAGGCCGCCAAGCTGCTCATTCGCAGGGGCGACATATGGAAGGTTCGCGACAAGAAGCCGTCAGCGGTGTCTGAACACGAGGATGCCATTGCCAAGGGCAAGAGGAGGGCTGGCCTTGTCTCCAAGTTACAGAGAGACcaagagaaggagaagcagAAGGAGAAAGAAGCAACCTCATCAGTGAGTACTCTTCATGCCCTGCCGATCCTTGGTATTTGATAAGTTGCTTGTAGAAATTCTTATTTATACAGAAATGTAGCATGCCTCTTGATCTTGGAATCAAATGTTTGTTAAAGTCAGATGGATTCTCCTATGCAGGAATAGGTCAGTTAGCAGGGTCTAGTGTAGCTTCTTTCATTAAATGAACCCGATTCGTTGGTTTCAGGATGAGCATGTACCTACCGAAGAGCACACATGCACACCTAATATGATCTAACTATAAATAATTGATCTTGGGCCAGAACGTTGTAGCTTACATTGTGTTGTAGGTTGTGGCTGAGGGGAAGAATTATGTGTTAATCTCGGTTTCATTTTAGATGAAAGGGGGAAATCTACTGCGCTATGCTGTTAGAGCATTTGTTCACCAATTGAAAAGCACTACCGCGTGTTGTGCAGCTTTCAAGGGAAAAGAAATAAGGTATAGTTTAGTAGTACGACCAGTTACCACTGTCCATTATGTTTCTCCTTAGGAATAATAGATTAGATTATCTTATTGAGCAGAACAAGATGGATCATCTTATTAATCACATTACCAATGATAATATAAAAACTAATTGAACCACCTACAACCTCCTGTCATTCCTGTTGTTCTTGATTTGCCAGCCACTTGAATCAACATGCTTTGATTAGGTAGAGTACAAATCGATAGTTCTACTCGCTAGTATTGCTTTGCTTGTCATCAGGTTTGAGTGCCATTACGAGAACTCAAACTCATGATCTCCCATTTAGCTGCTTACCACCAGGGCATATGCATATTGGTTGATAACAGTATGGTTAGTTTAGGGGTAACCTAACGAGATTGCTGTTAATTGACCGCGATTTCGATCCCTGTTATGGAACATTAGCTTTGCAGTTCTTTGACATGATAAAATGTTCCCTCTGGTCATAAATGAATGTTGTTTTGGATGTGTGCAGTTAAAATTCTTTAAACTTCAGTTATTGATATCTAGATGGATATTTACATTGAACATATGAAAACAATATGCATATACTTGTTTCAGATTGTAGATTCAtaatattatgattttttttgtagGTACATTACCATAGATTttagtggtcaaagttgcaTTTTGTAGACCATGTTGATGTCCAAAACGACACTCTTGTGTGACCAAAGGGCATTAATAACATCAGTAGAAGCATATTAGCACCCACATAGCAATATCAGGTGGATAATAAAAACAATCTGTCAAGTATGCATAGCTTTTATCATTAAGGCTTTGTATGATTTGTGTTTACTCCAGGGAAACATTCGTGCAGTTAGTGGAGATGTGATGAAAGAATCAGATGATCCCATTCAAACTCCGAAAAGGTAAACCTGATAAATTCGTCTCCGGTGCAAAGTGTGCTCTGCTGCTGCAACCCAAAATTAAATAATTGATGCCATTCGGAGATGCtaaagaaattttcttttacatGAACATTGCAGGTCTTTGATGTTCTGAACCAGAAGTTCAGAACCAGAAGGCCAAAGTGCAGCAAATCTTCATTTACAGACTAAATAGAGGCAATAAAATGGATTGGACCGCACCTATAGGTGACTTGAGAGGGAATTAAGGCCAAGAATCACATATCCAGACAACATTGTCATTACATTGGAATTAACATGTTCAGTTTGATTATTGTCCTATTAATCTTTTGGTGTCTTGATTGATTCCTATAAGATGTTCCAACTACTAATATCTGGCCTTCTGGAGCTGGGAGGGTATCATGTATGTAGATGAGCCCTTGCAAGCTCA
Coding sequences:
- the LOC133918831 gene encoding uncharacterized protein LOC133918831, which produces MPCCQTVLSAAAAAARSTPSWLHRLHAKEGISFPSHLNIDDLLYGTRPQPPLPLLPPPPPPPTSSNQHTNPAGIKEPPPKAAKPKQQRPPRNPSRPNPSSSNSPQPQLQLTAVISDVFAIPSSSPQDTPAVKAFRKQSRPRPKTDDQPIPASPPRHHKHKIAKAKKRCRAERPADADEERCSRTDVTVIDTSTKGWKAAKLLIRRGDIWKVRDKKPSAVSEHEDAIAKGKRRAGLVSKLQRDQEKEKQKEKEATSSGNIRAVSGDVMKESDDPIQTPKRSLMF